The following nucleotide sequence is from Hyalangium ruber.
GGGGCACCATCCGCTCTTCGGCCGGAGCGGCGGTGGTGGCGGTGGCCGTCGCAGTGCCCCCCCCGGCTCTGGTCGTAGTGCACCCCCAAGCCAGCATCGAGCTTAGACCCACGAGGGCCCATATCTGGCAGCGCTTCATCATCGGATTCCTCATCTGTTCCAGACCGGTTTCCTTCCCATCACAGCGTTTTCGAGGCGTTCAGCGCCCCGAAGATCAGGGGCTTGCTCAGGTTAAAGGTCCCCGGACGGTTCATCGGGCTGGCCTCCCACTCCTGAGTGATCTGCTTGTGCCGCCAGCACTCGACGCGCACCATGTCCGACTTGTCCCAGGCGCCCCACTTCTCATTCTGGCCACTCTTGGCGCGGAGAATGCGCTGGTACTCGACTCCCACATCCATCTGGGCTGTCTTGTCCTTGGAGAGTATGGCGCTGCTGTCGAAGGCGTGGGAGCCCCAGGCAATGGACTTCTCGGGGTCGATGACCATCACCACGTGTCCGTCGTTCTTCGTGGAGGTCTTTAGGCGGCGGTACACGAGCACGTCGCCAGGCCGTAGCTCCGGGTCACCTATGCAACTGTTGAACTGGTCCCGCATGGCGCTCTTACCGAGCTTCCCCTGGTGCGCGATCTCGGTCAGGAAGGCGCTCTTCTCGTCCACCATGTCCCAGGTGGAAAGGGGGCTGCCCCGCTTGTTGACGTCCGCGGGGATCTTCAAGTTCTTCGCCACGCCCTTGTTGTACTGAAGCCCGGAGCGGGTAAATGCGTACCAGATGGCCCTTGAGCACTCGATGCCGATGTCGAGGTTCTCCTCGTCGCTCAGCTTCTCCCAGCGCCCAACGTGGTCCTTGTTGTAATGGGCGCCGTCCGTCCCCTGCTGGCTTTCATAGCGGTGGGTCAGCTCTGCGGTCATATAGAGCAGCTTGTAGAGCGCCGAGTTCGTGTTTGCCGGGAGTTGCTCGCGGATGTCGTAGTGCGGGAGGGTGAACTCGCGCTTGTCGCTCTTCTCCTGCGCCAGAGAGTCCTTGAAGCCGCTGTTGGCCACCGTGACCAGGGCCACGTGGCTTGAGGTCCAGGTGTTGGGCTCCGTGACCTCGACGTCGTCCGCCCCCCGGGTCCCTCCCAAGTAGGCGGCCAAGGCGCCCTGCAGTCCGATGCCTGGGCCGCGGGTGGCAGCAGGTTCCGTTAGATCCGACCACTTGACCTGCTCCCGAGTGCCGAACACCAGCAAGTGATCCCTCGCCTTGAGGGGCGGAGCGGACCGTTTGGTCATCTTGAAGGTGTACTCAAGTGTCTTCCCGGGCTCGAGGGTGATGAACTGCTGCTCCTTCCTGGCCGGGCTGGGGAAGCCATCGATGCCGCCATCCGCAGTCATGAACACTCCGCCCACGTACAAAGGGATTTTCGGCGCGTCATCGGCCAACCGGACCCGGACCTGCCAGCAGACATCTAGCGGGATCTCCACCTTGACGCTGCCCGCGGGGTACTTCGTGCTGTCCCAGCGCTCGGCAGCCTTGTCACAGTCGGCGTTGAGCCCTTTCTTAAGGGGGACCACCTGGACCTGCAGGGTCTGGTCGTTCTTGAATTCAGTGCCCGCCTCGCCCTTCACCAGCAGCAGGGCCTTCTGGCGGGCGTGCTGGCCCAGGTTCCTCGCGACCTTAGCGGGCTCTTCCACGGGGTCCTTGAAGGCATAGCTGCTGCGCAGGACACCGAAGGCATCGAAGAGTTGCAGGTTGCCGTCGCTGCCCTGACTCAACGTCCACACCTCGGTGCCCTTGTCCTTCGCCTTCAGCACCTGCACGGTGTTCTGGAGGTCCAGGTTGGCGGCGATGGCGTCGATGATGCGTTTGGCCCGGTCCGGTGTGATGGCGCCCGGTTTTCCAGGAGGCGCGAAGCGGGCGGTGAGCGTGACGCTGTCCTTGCCAGGGAGGGCCAGCATTGCGATGTCCCCCAGTTGGAGCGACTCGAGCCGCGCCTTGTTCTGCGCAGTCTCCTTGTCCGCGATGTCCACCGTCGCCCCTTCGACACCGTTCATCGCGGTGACGACGCCCGTCGCCTTCGCCTTGGTCGGGTCGTTGAGGTCGGACATCGTGGTGGCTGCTCCCGGCGTGCCCGGCAGGTTGTAGATGCGCACTTGGGCACCGGCGCTCCAGCCTGGAAGTGGTGTACCCTTGAGATCGAGCATCCGCTTGGGGGCGTGGCTCCCGTCATTTCCCTTGAGGCGGATGGCGGAGACGAAGTAGCCCGTCGGCCGCTGGATGGTGGATGCACCGAAGACCTTCAGGTTGGTCCGGCCGCCCTGAACCTGCACCTTCTGGTCGCTGCGTGCCGCGACGAGCGGATCGAGACGCCTCTGGAGCTGGTCGTAGGTGAGGGCAGTGCCCGCCGAGTCACGAAGGACTTGGATGAGAGCGGTGGTGAAGAAGCCTTCTTTCAGGCTTTTGCTCTCCTTGGCCGCCGTGCCATCCACTGCGGCGGAGATGAAGTTCAGGCCGGGGAGATCCTCGCCGTCCCACTGGGCGCTTCCTGGCGAGGCAACTGGAATCCCGGCGCGCAGGTCCAGCGTCTCCCTGCTGGTATCGAAGTAACGCGTCTGTGCGGTGGTGTTCTCGCCCCCACGGGTGGCCGTGCCTGAATTGCAGGAGTCCAGGATGACGGTGACGTTCTGCTCCCGCTCCTGGGAGCCGTCGCTATTCATCTTCTTAAAGAGCCGGCCGAGCATCATGTTGAGCTTGTCGTCGACCAGATCGGGCACGTCGCCACTACGGGCGTCCCAGAGCATGAGGGTTTCGTCCTTCTGATCAGGCTCATCTCCGTTGCCATCCCGGGCCTGGGAGCCGTGGCCGGCGAAGAAGACGACGACCACGTCGCCGTCCTGCGCGCGCTTCACCAGGCTGTCCTCAAAGGCTTTCTCGAAAGCGGCGAGGCTCGCCTCGCTATTCTTGAGCAGGCAGACGTTGCCCTTGGGGAAGCCGAAGCCACCCACGGGGTCCGTGAGCAGCCGGTACATGCGGTCGGCATCCGTGGGCGGACCAGCGAGGTTCGTCGGCCTGGGGTGGTTCTTGTACTCGCCGACGCCGACCACCAGCGCAAGCCGCCGGCGACCCGCGAGCTCGCCGTCCTTCTCCGGGACGGCTGGCGCATCG
It contains:
- a CDS encoding caspase family protein, translating into MIRNRLKPKQLAFATCMLMLFQGPAFAAECAHEEILPNRACSLDAPAVPEKDGELAGRRRLALVVGVGEYKNHPRPTNLAGPPTDADRMYRLLTDPVGGFGFPKGNVCLLKNSEASLAAFEKAFEDSLVKRAQDGDVVVVFFAGHGSQARDGNGDEPDQKDETLMLWDARSGDVPDLVDDKLNMMLGRLFKKMNSDGSQEREQNVTVILDSCNSGTATRGGENTTAQTRYFDTSRETLDLRAGIPVASPGSAQWDGEDLPGLNFISAAVDGTAAKESKSLKEGFFTTALIQVLRDSAGTALTYDQLQRRLDPLVAARSDQKVQVQGGRTNLKVFGASTIQRPTGYFVSAIRLKGNDGSHAPKRMLDLKGTPLPGWSAGAQVRIYNLPGTPGAATTMSDLNDPTKAKATGVVTAMNGVEGATVDIADKETAQNKARLESLQLGDIAMLALPGKDSVTLTARFAPPGKPGAITPDRAKRIIDAIAANLDLQNTVQVLKAKDKGTEVWTLSQGSDGNLQLFDAFGVLRSSYAFKDPVEEPAKVARNLGQHARQKALLLVKGEAGTEFKNDQTLQVQVVPLKKGLNADCDKAAERWDSTKYPAGSVKVEIPLDVCWQVRVRLADDAPKIPLYVGGVFMTADGGIDGFPSPARKEQQFITLEPGKTLEYTFKMTKRSAPPLKARDHLLVFGTREQVKWSDLTEPAATRGPGIGLQGALAAYLGGTRGADDVEVTEPNTWTSSHVALVTVANSGFKDSLAQEKSDKREFTLPHYDIREQLPANTNSALYKLLYMTAELTHRYESQQGTDGAHYNKDHVGRWEKLSDEENLDIGIECSRAIWYAFTRSGLQYNKGVAKNLKIPADVNKRGSPLSTWDMVDEKSAFLTEIAHQGKLGKSAMRDQFNSCIGDPELRPGDVLVYRRLKTSTKNDGHVVMVIDPEKSIAWGSHAFDSSAILSKDKTAQMDVGVEYQRILRAKSGQNEKWGAWDKSDMVRVECWRHKQITQEWEASPMNRPGTFNLSKPLIFGALNASKTL